One part of the Runella rosea genome encodes these proteins:
- a CDS encoding phage baseplate assembly protein V, with protein MAEEYGEWMFYDGEQFIFGKNGRDKGNEITLKHGENIFDMQYSLRTTPLNLKGFNYDYYNNKTYEAPASSENVSGLGAFTLVGLNKSAKVFNDELVEIGYQNHRESSTLKTAVKLKKSEQANKLAVLTGRTPEMEIKLGGTVKVIDTYLNDQNKVEVIDYGSFVITRLSHFLDTRGVYQCNFEAVPQDTDFAPVDYRIISPNAEPQAAVVMQVDDKDRMGRIKVQFPWQKNDNELTPWIRVVNPMAAQDRGMYFIPEIDEVVFVDFEFGNPDMPFVTGSMYHGQAKPGDLFDEKNNIKGIITKGGNHIIIDDTDGKEKIKIYNRESKNEIELSIDGEASIKAKSNGTIYLEAAKGIEMKAPKIKIEADNEVDISAGNSVKVEGTTVDVNAQASGSFKTSAQLELNGGSMAVLKAALVTIN; from the coding sequence TTGGCCGAAGAATATGGTGAATGGATGTTTTACGACGGAGAACAGTTCATATTCGGTAAAAACGGACGAGATAAAGGCAATGAGATAACCCTTAAGCACGGAGAAAATATTTTTGATATGCAGTACAGCCTTCGGACTACCCCTCTCAATCTGAAAGGTTTCAATTATGATTATTACAACAATAAAACCTACGAAGCGCCAGCATCCAGTGAAAATGTGAGCGGTTTGGGGGCATTTACACTGGTGGGATTAAATAAATCCGCTAAAGTTTTCAATGACGAACTCGTGGAGATTGGTTACCAAAATCACCGCGAAAGCAGCACCCTAAAAACCGCCGTAAAACTCAAAAAAAGCGAACAGGCCAATAAACTGGCTGTACTTACTGGCCGAACTCCCGAAATGGAAATAAAATTGGGTGGTACGGTTAAAGTTATTGATACGTATCTAAATGATCAAAACAAAGTGGAAGTTATTGATTATGGCTCGTTTGTTATTACCCGTTTGAGTCATTTTCTGGATACAAGAGGGGTATATCAGTGCAATTTTGAGGCAGTACCGCAAGATACTGACTTTGCACCCGTTGATTACCGCATCATATCTCCCAACGCAGAACCGCAAGCGGCTGTAGTCATGCAGGTAGATGATAAAGACCGCATGGGCCGGATAAAAGTGCAGTTTCCATGGCAAAAGAATGACAATGAATTAACCCCATGGATACGGGTAGTAAACCCTATGGCGGCACAAGACCGGGGCATGTACTTTATTCCCGAAATAGACGAAGTTGTGTTTGTGGATTTTGAATTCGGCAATCCCGACATGCCCTTTGTCACGGGTAGTATGTACCACGGCCAAGCCAAACCAGGTGATCTTTTTGATGAAAAGAATAACATCAAGGGAATCATTACAAAAGGTGGAAATCATATCATTATTGATGATACTGACGGTAAGGAAAAAATAAAGATCTATAACCGAGAAAGTAAAAATGAAATTGAATTATCCATTGACGGTGAGGCAAGTATTAAAGCTAAGAGCAACGGAACCATCTATCTGGAAGCAGCCAAAGGTATTGAAATGAAAGCACCGAAAATAAAAATAGAAGCCGATAATGAGGTTGATATAAGTGCTGGAAACAGTGTAAAAGTCGAAGGTACGACCGTGGATGTAAATGCTCAGGCTTCAGGTTCATTCAAAACTTCCGCTCAATTGGAATTGAACGGCGGCAGTATGGCGGTCTTAAAAGCAGCATTGGTAACGATCAACTAA
- a CDS encoding GPW/gp25 family protein, which produces MSEGFYPIPPSFGALMKQQGSERNFVEEVRSLHSYDEITKRFGGEKNLEAISLIAKLLASLKLASFQELRQRLTFRELVEYLVEGTIIQKISLEESITQNITLYLSSKPKEFYFDRAYGCIVHNYDFRQLNDTPSKDQLKRTISEYLQKFENRITVNTVSIDINDVQESVEGSNPRICRYIIITIASTLVQTQERLKEMKFRLVRYS; this is translated from the coding sequence ATGTCTGAAGGTTTTTACCCGATTCCTCCTTCATTCGGTGCCCTTATGAAACAGCAGGGCTCGGAAAGGAACTTTGTGGAAGAAGTGAGGTCGCTGCATTCATACGATGAAATCACCAAGCGATTTGGGGGGGAGAAAAATCTGGAAGCAATTTCGCTCATCGCCAAATTGCTTGCCTCTCTCAAACTGGCCTCCTTTCAGGAACTCAGACAACGGCTAACTTTTAGAGAGCTTGTTGAATACCTTGTAGAAGGAACCATTATTCAAAAAATTTCGCTCGAAGAATCCATCACCCAAAACATCACTTTGTACCTGTCATCCAAACCGAAAGAATTTTATTTTGACCGTGCGTATGGTTGTATTGTACATAATTATGATTTCAGACAACTCAACGACACCCCAAGTAAAGACCAGCTTAAACGTACGATTTCCGAATATCTACAAAAATTCGAAAATCGTATCACCGTCAATACCGTCAGCATTGATATAAACGATGTACAAGAGTCGGTTGAAGGAAGTAATCCCCGTATATGTCGTTACATCATCATAACTATTGCAAGTACCCTTGTACAAACGCAGGAACGGCTCAAAGAAATGAAATTCAGACTAGTACGCTATTCTTGA